The genomic interval TGACGGGCGGCAACAGCGAAGACGCCGACAAGACGGAGGCGGCGTATATGCGGCGGTATCTCCTGTCGCACGGATTTGACACCACGAGGGGTGCGCTCGTCGAAGAGGCGCAGGCCAAGACGACTGTGCAAAACTTCCAGTACGTGGCCGAATTGGTGGACAAAGACAAGCCCTTGGCCGTGGTGACGAGCAATACCCATATCTTCCGCGCGACCGCGATCGCCCAAAAACAAGGATACGCGAAAATCGTGCGCGTGCCCGCGAAGTCCGAGCCCGCGACGTATTTGGAGAATTTGACTTGGGACACGATATGCGCGATAATGATGTAGCCCCTACGCGCCGCGGGCGCGGGCGCGCTCGGGAATACCCGTCGTTAGACTGAATCGTACGCGACCACATAAAACGCGGCGACAACCGCGAAGAGGCGCGAAAGCGCACATTTGACAAAACAAAACGGCGACGAGAATGCTATCTCGCCGCCGTTTTGCGTGTTTATACGCTATCGCAAATCCAACAAATCCAACACGTCTGCAAAGGTGTCCAATACGAGGGTGGGCTTGATGGGGCTGTCGGCGAGCATAGCGGGCGTGGTCTCGCCCGTCATGACCAAAATCCCTGCGAAGCCGTTGTCCACGCCGAAGCGGATGTCGGTATATAGGCGGTCGCCGACCATGGCGATCTCCTCGGGCCGTAGACCGAATTTCTCGCCCACGGCCTCGGCCATGGGGGCGTAGGGCTTGCCGATGATGACGTCGGGCAGGCGGTCGATGGTTTTCTCGATCATGGCGATAAAACCGCCCATATCGGGCATATTGCATTCCGGCGCCGGGCAGAAGTTGTCGGGATGGGTGGCCACGTAGTAGGCGCCCGCGTTGATATAGCGGCAGGCGGCGTACAGGCGGTCGTAGGTGAGGGTGGTATCGAACGCCACGACCACCACGTCGGGATAGTCCTCGCGCTCGGTGGGATAGCCCTCTATGACGTTGACGCCCGCGCGACGCATCTCCTCGCGGACGCGAGGGGTGGCCAGCGCGAAGACCTTGGCGCCCTTGCGGTGCTTGTTGAGATAGCCGCAGGTGGCCAACGCGGAGGTGTAGACTTCGTCCATAGACGCCTCGAAATCGTAGCGGCGCAGGTGCTCGACGTACTGGTCTTGGCTACGGGAGGAGTTGTTGGTGAGAAAGCAAATGCGCCTGCCGTTGCGGCGCAGGGTTTCCAACGCCTCGAACGCGCCGGGGATCTTTTGGGGACCGATATAGACGGTGCCGTCCATATCCATCAGAAAAAGTTTGATTTTTTTGAGTTCTTCTTTGGTCATATAGGGTACCTCTTTGGATGATTTCAGTTGAACAAGTCGAATCCGCCTCTCAAGTAAAGGTGCTTAAAAGGGGTATACGTGGGGGAGGTTTCGGCGACGACGGGCATTAGATACGTCAAATCCGAGGGGGACAGATCCTCAAAAAAGCCGTACCCCGCGCTGCCGACCAATCTGCGCCAGCACTTGGCCGCTTGGCGAGCGACGTCCGCCGACGAGCGAACGTCCGCGAGGTAGTCGCGCCACGCCCAATCCAGTCGGCGACGCTCGGCGCGGTCGGGCGAGGGGGCGGGTCGAATATTCCAGCCCAGTCCCTTTGCCGCTTCGGCTACCGCCGTGCGGTCGGGCGGTAGCAGCAGGTCGGGCGCGTCCGCACACTCGGTGAGGGCGGCGAGATAGGCGTACGCCGCGGCGAAGATATATCTATTATACGACATATTGCTTTTTTTGTACACACAAATTGCCTTGGCGTACAACATTATTTCGCGGTCCGAACATACGGGCGCGACCGCGCATATGGTCGACCACAATTTCGGGGCGACCGCGGGATTGTATTCGCCCACCGAAAGGAGGGCGGTTTGGACGGTGGCAAGGAGTGGCGAAAGGCGCTCGTTGTCGGCCTCGCGTAGAAACAGGCGGTTGGTGTAGACGGATATTTGCAGCGAAACGTAGTAGGCGAAAAGGTGCTGATAGATCTGTTGCACGCCGTCGCGCGTGGGGACGAGCAGTCCTTCGGTCGCCAGTACGGTTTGGCGGGATACGGGAAGAAACGCAGGCGCGCGGTCTACCGTCCACAAGGTGTAGTCGGCAAGGGCGTTGACGCCGTCGTAGGAGAGGGGCACGCACCACAGGGGCAGATCGTGCAAGGACGCGATGAGTTTGGCCGCTTCCAGCACGGCGAAGTCGCCCACGCCCACGACGAGGCGGGTGCCGTCGGGCGGGGTGCGGACGGAGAGCCCCGCGTAATCGTCGTAACGGCCGCCGTCCACGACCGTATCGCACACGTTGAAGCCTTTGGTGGCGAGGTAGTTGCCCACGCCGCCGTCTTCGCGGCCGCGCACGAGATATACCGTACCGCCCGCGCGTATAGAGGGAAATTGCGAAAAATCCTTGCAAAATAAAACGTCCATACCGCCATTATACCTTGCCACTGCGGGGGAATCGTGGCGAATGGACGCGAATGGCGGCTAACTGCGTCAAATGGCCGCCAAGGTGAGCAAGAGGCTGTAGACGTAGTGGGATAGCGAAGTGAGGTAGGGGAGTTGACGGGATAGGGATTTGCCGTCGCGCTCAAGGTAGAGTTCGCGGCACACGGCGGCGCAAGACGTGAGCGCCTGACGAATTAGGTCGCCGTAATTGCGCACGGCGGGCGGATCGCAGGCGAAGTCTGAGCGGCCGCCGTCCAACGCGGATATCTGGGCCTGCATACGCCCCAAAGCGCCCAAGGCCTGTTCGGCCAGGTCCGCGACGGCGCCGTCCCGCGCGCGCCGCAAGGGCAGTACGAGGGCGTTGAGCCGAGCGAGGTAGCGGCACAGCGGTTCCCATTCGGCAGGCTCGCATTCGGGCAGGGGGATGGGCTTGACCGCACCGTATTCTCGCGCCATGGCGGCGAGTTGTTCGGGAGTGGGGAGAAGGTCTTTCACGAGGGTAGTATATGCACGTTAGGAAGAAGTTATGATATACTGCCCATTCCCGCGATTGCGGTCGGGCGGGAAGGCCCTCTCGACCGCCGAAAGAGCGCGTTACAGCCCGCGCACGGCGGCTTTTTGCACGTAGGGGCGGGCGACTTCGCACATTTGGCGCACGGTGGCTTCGTCGAGCCCTTCGAGCCCCGCGGTGAGGTTGCCGCCCTTGTCCTCAAAGCATTGTATATAGTATTGCTTGGCGCCCGCTATTCTTTGGGCGATGGCACGAATACCCTCCACCGTATGGTACCCATTGAGTACCGTGGTGCGGAATTCGTAGTCGCATTTGCCCGCCATAAGCAAAGAGATGGAGCGGTCGATGAGGGCTTGGTCCACCTTGACGCCCGCCGTGCGGTCGTAATTCTCGAGGTCGTTTTTGACGTCCATCGCCACGTAGTCGAGCATTCCCGCCGAAAGTAGCCCCTCCAGCATATCGGGGTTGGTGCCGTTGGTGTCCAATTTGACGCGGTAGCCCAGATGGCGTACCTCGTGGACAAAGAGGGGCAGGTCGCGGTGCAGGGTGGGTTCGCCCCCCGTGACGCACACGGCGTCCACCAGACCTTTGCGCGAAGCGAGGTAGGCGAAGACGTCCGCCTCTTCGAGCGCGTCAAGCCCCGCCACGCCCGTCACCAAGGCCGCGTTGTGGCAAAAAGGACAGCGAAAATTGCAGCCCCCCGTGAAAACCGTGCACGCGACGTAGCCGTCGTAGTCCACCAGCGAGTATTTTTCCATTCCGTACAGTTTCATAGTTACCTCTTGCAAATGCGTTGCGGATATAGTACAATTATACATATACGCGGGGCGTTTGGCAAGCCCCCGCGAAAGGAGTGCTATGCAAGATTTACCGACGTTTGCTGTGCGGGCGGGGTTTACGCCCACCGAATGGGCGGAAGCGCTGGCGTGCTGGCAGGCGAGATCCCAAAAGGCCAAGGCGGGCGAAACGCTGTTCGCGGCGGGCGACGAGGTGCGTTGCATCTACGTCGTGCTGTCGGGGACGGTGCATTTGGTCGTGGACGACTATTGGGGCAATCGCTCCATTCTCAGCGTTGTGACGGCGGGGCATATCTTCGGCGCGGCGTACGCCTTTGGCGACGTGGACCGCTATCCTATGTCGGCGGTGGCGGTGGGCGACGTGACGGTAGCGGCGATACCGCTCTCGGCGTATTTCGCCGCGGCGGACGGCAGGCCCGACTTGTACGAAAAGGCGCAAAAGGGGTTTCTTGCGGCCTTGGCCAATCGTTCGGTGGGGCTTATCCATACCATCGAGCAGGTGAAGCAGCGTACCCTTCGGCAGAAGATATTGGCGTATCTCAGCTACCAAAGCCGTTTGGCGGGCAAAAACACCTTCGAGGTGCCCCTCTCGCGGCAGCAGATGGCGGATTATCTGGCGGCGGACAGAGCCGCTTTGTGTCGGGAGTTGTCCGCGCTCGCGGCGGAGGGCGTGCTATCCTATCGCAAGCGGTCGTTTACCCTCTATTTGCGCGATGAGTCTTGACAGCCGACGCGAAATGCAATATAATGAAAACGAACGGCGAAAGCCGTAATATAGCCAAAACAAGGAGAATGATTGTATGAAGAAATGGAGATGTACAGTTTGCGGCGAAATCGTCGAATCGGATACCCGTCCCGACCAATGCCCCCGTTGCAAGGTGCCGGGCGAAAAGTTTGTCGAGTTGGTCGAGGATGAATTGAGTTGGGCCGCCGAGCACGTGCTGGGCGTGGCCAAAGGCGTAGACAAAGAGATCGTGGACGGTTTGCGCGCCAACTTCGAGAGCGAGTGCAGCGAAGTGGGTATGTATTTGGCGATGGCCCGCGTGGCCTACCGCGAGGGATACGCCGAGATCGGCGCCTATTGGGAGAAAGCCGCGTTTGAAGAGGCCGAGCACGCCGCCAAGTTCGCCGAACTGTTGGGCGAGTGCCTGACCGACTCTACCAAGAAGAATCTCGAGATGCGCATCGCCGCCGAGAACGGCGCCACCGCCGGCAAGACCGCTTTGGCCAAACGCGCCAAGGAGTTGGGTTTGGACGCCATTCACGACACCGTGCACGAGATGGCCAGAGACGAAGCCCGCCACGGCAAGGCGTTCAAGGGCTTGCTGGACAGATATTTTAAATAATATATAGTATTATTTAATTTAAAACATTGATTTTAAAGCGGAGGTTAAAATACCTCCGTTTTTTATGTTTTATTGTCAAATTTGACAATGAAGATAAGCGAATTAGGCAGATTTTAGGGGAGATATTGTCAAATTTGACAATATTCAAGGAGTTATTAATTTGTAATTAATATAAAAAATAGATTTTCTTTTTAAAATAATTATGATATGATTATTTGGATGAAGATACAGTTCATCAAAAAGATTAAAATCTATAAGGGGAAATACTATGGAAGAAAATCTTGAAAAACAACCAGATGAAGAGAACAAGCAAGAGAATAAGAGTATACCTGTATCGGAAACAGTAGTTTTAGATAAAGATGAAAAAGTTTTATATAAGGCTCGTGTTGGAAGAAAGATTATTAGAGCTTTTGTAGGAATCACAGTATTCCTAATTGCCTTAGGATTATTACTGATAATACTAGGTGTATTTGCGATTCAAAAAGATATTCCAAATGCATGGCTTATAGCCCTATTTGGTGGTTTATTAATTATTGTTGGATGTTTTGTTCCGTTTGTGTGCAATAGTATACTAAAAAGGCAATATATTCTCACTAACAAGAAAATTATTGTTGAAACTGGCGGTAAAATTCTAAAAGGGAGACGAATATTAGGACTTGCAAATATAAAAGGTGTTATATTATCAAACAACATATTATTTTCTGCTCACGATATTTGCACATTAGACTTTTTTGCACCAAGTGTACAGTTTAAAATCTCAACGATTCTTAAAATTTTTTCTTTTTCTGGCACAAAATTTAAGTTTCAATTTATTACAAAAGAAGATGGAGAGAATATTTATAAACTAATACAAGAACAAGGATTGTTATATAAATAGTAAAATGTAGCAAGGAAGGCATGATGAGATGGCTCGCGACGAAGCCCGCCACGGCAAAGCGTTCAAGGGTTTGCTCGATAGATATTTCGGCAAATAATTCGGTGTATAATCGCGACATTTTGACGTGGTTTACATACAAAATGGCACAAAAACAGGGGCTTGAAAGAGCCCCTGTTTTAGTACGTTTCCCGCAAGGATGCGGGCGAAACGCGATTATTTCTCGAAATCTTTGACTGCGCCTTCCGTGCCGAAATACACGACGATGAAGTTGCCCGCGGTCGTCTTCTTTACGACGTAGGTCGTAGAAGTCTTTTGCGTACTGGCATAGAAACTCTCAGCCGATTTGCTTTCGGTGGACTTCGGGAAATAGACCGCCGTCATCCTTTCGTCGCCCTCGGACGCGCGGAAAGCGAGATAGGAGCCGCTGACGCTCAACGTGGTCACGTCGTTGACGTCGTAACCTTTCCCTTTCATCTTCTCCATGCCGTCTTTGTAGTTGCCGGGCACGCCGCATGCGACCAGCGCTACCACCAATACGGAGACCAGTGCCATCATTGCCAACATACCGATACCTTTTTTCATAAACATACCTCGAAATAAATATTATCGCTTCCGCGACAGTTATAATTGTAATATTTGCTATCACAAAAATCAATAGTTCTTCCAAAAAAGCCGATAATGTTTTTCGCCGGAATCAAATTAGAAATAATCTCTCGACTACGATACTCCATTCATTCCGCTCTTGTCAACGCCCGTGCCGTCGTGTATAATAAAAGGAGCGACGGTCGACGACCGTATGCCGAAGGAGAATTTGTCGTATGCTCGATCTTTCCACCAAGGATATTTTGAATCTGACCTTCACCACGCGTGAAACACCCGTTCTTGCACCGTTCGGCGGTGCGGTCGTCGTGGCCGATCCGTCGTTGCTGACGCCCGACCAAGCGCCCGACACTATGTGGCATATGTTTTTTCACACCACGTTCGGGGTGTATCATTTCCGCTCGGACGACGGCATTCGGTTCGAAAAGGTGCAAAAGGTCGCCGCCGACGCCATGCGTCCCAACGTCAACCGCGTGGGCGATCGCTACTACCTTTTCTATGAAAAGACGCGCCCGTTGCTCGCCAACGCGTTGAATCTCGTCAACTTGGCCAAGTGGCGGTCGCATTTGTGCGTGCAAAGCAGCGTCGATCTCGTGCATTGGTCGGCGCCGAAGTCGGTGGTTAGCACCGCCCACGGCTACGAAAACAGCCCTCGCGGCTCGGCCATATCCAATCCGTTTTTGCTCGAAATCGAGGGCAAATATCGGCTGTATTTTTCGTGTGGTCTCACTTTCATCAAGGACTGCGGCTTTTGCGAGCCCACCTATATCCAGTACGCCGAGAGCGATCGAGTGGACGAGGGCTACGTGGTGGCGGATAAGCCTATCATTTCGCCCGACAAGGCGTCGCCCTATCTCAACCTTTGCAGCGGGTGTCTCAAGGTATATCGACTCCGAGACGGCTACGTCGGCATTCAAAACGGCATCTACGAGCAAGACGGTGCCAGCCATTCCGCCATCTTTTTGCTTACCTCCGCCGATGGCAAGCGATTTGACTTTGCCAAGACGCTGGTCGCACCCCTTGCCTCCGACGAAAAGAGCTGGATGCATCAATTCGTCTATGCCAGTCATTTGGTGCGCTACGGCAACGTGTTGCGCCTCTACTTCAACGGGCGCAATACTGCCGATATGTTGCGGGGACGCGAGTGTATAGGTTTTGCGGAAGCCGTCGTGGAGGAGCCATGAAAAAAGTGGGCAAAAAAGCCAAGATCTTGACGTTGACAGTGGTATGCGTCGTACTGGTGGCCGCCTTGCTCGGCGGCAGTCTCTATTTGGCGTCCATGTACGGTTTGGGACCGCTCAATCGACACGACAAAGTGGCCTACGCCGAGGACCGTCCGCTATTGGCGTTTCGCGAGCCTTTCGAGGCCGATTATATTTGGATCAAAGAGAACGGCGTGGCCGTTTGGGCGGCTTTCGCAAAAGAGGTGACGCTGGATAGTGACGAAGACCTCGCGGTGTTCGATATCGCTTGCGACACCTACTATTGGCTGTGGGTCAACGGCGAAGAGATCGTGTGGGAAGGCGGGCTCAAACGGGGCGTAACGCCCACGGACGGTTTCTACGACCGCGTGGAAATCAAAAACAAGTTCAAAAAGGGCGTCAACACCGTGGCCGTTTTGGTGCGCCACCTCGGCGACGACGGTTTTTCGCACAAAGACTCGGGGCGGGGCGGATTGGTCATCGAAGGGACGATCGGCGCGCGCCCGTTCGTCACCGACGGCAGTTGGAAGGCCCGTCGATTCGCCTATCGCTACGGGGCGTTGGACTTCCTCGGCAACCTCAATTTCCGCTTGTCCGAGCGCGGCAGCCGCGTGGACGGCGAGCGTTACGTGGCGTTTTGGCGCGAGGGTGTCGCGGCGGATTGGGATAATGCCGTGGTGCTCGACAGGGACGAATGCCGTGTGGCGTTCGGCCGAAGTTACCTCAACCCCTTGCCGCCCAAGAAAGCGGGCGAAACCATCTATTTCGATTCGGACGCCTACGGCGTGCGGTTATCCAAGCGCACCAAATTCGTCTTCCTTCTGCCCGTTAACGCGCAGTTCTGCCCCTACTTTGAGTTCGAAGCGGACAAGAAAGGGCGCAAAATCACCTATTATACCGAGAACAAATCCCTCGATTACGTCAACACCTATACCGCCAAAGCGGGCGCGAACGCGTTTTTGGATTTCGCGTGGATCAACGGCGAAACCCTCTATTTGGAAGTGGACGCGGGCGTAACGCTTCGGCGCGTGGGCTATCGTCCCACGGGGTACGGCGCGGATAGAGTCGGCGAGTTCCGCTCCGAGGACGAGGCGCTCAACGCGTTGTGGCAAAAGGCGGCCAACACCCTCGAGGTGACCATGCGCGACTCCTATATGGACTGTCCCGACCGCGAGCGCGCGCAATGGATCGGCGACGCCGTGGTGGAGAGCGGTATGAGTTTCTACGCCCTGACGCCCGCGAGCGCGGCCCTGTTTCGCAAAGCCATCGTCACCACCTACGGGTGGGTGCACGCGGACGGCACGATACAGTCGGTGGTGCCCGACGGCGTCAACGCGTACGAATTGCCCGTGCAGAATCTCGCTTTTTTGGTGGGGTGCGCAGACTACGTCGCGTATTCGGGCGACACGAGCGTGGTAGATATGATTTTGTCTATGGCCGAGGAATATTTGCCGCTCTGGGAGATGCGGGGCGGTCTCGTCGTGCATCGCAAAGGCTCGTGGGATTGGGGCGATTGGGGGAGCCATATCGATATGCCCGCCCTCGAGAACGCTTGGTACTACTACGCGATGGCGCGGCTCGTCACCTTGGCGAAAGAGGGCAGCGCTTTGCGCGAATTGTGCGAGGAACGAATGGCGGCGATTGCCACGGCCTATACGGCCTTTTGGACGGACGACGGCATAGCGGGCGGCAAGCGGGCGGACGACAGAGCCAACGCCGTGGCCGTTTTGGCGGGGCTGTACCGCATGGAAGACGCGGCGGCTATCGCGCGGACGTTGTACGACGTGCGCAACGCGTCCCCTTATATGGAAAAATACGTAGAGGAAGCCTTGTGCGTGTTGGGCCGAACGGATCTCGCCCTCGCGCGGGCCAAGGAGCGCTATGCGGATATGATAGCGGACGAATGCAGTACCTTGTGGGAGTTTTGGGACAAGCGCCGAGGCACGACCAACCACGCGTGGGCGGGCGGCACGTTGACCGTATTGGCACGGTACGTGGGTGGGGTTTATCCTACCGCCGAGGGTTTTTCGTCCTTCGTGGTGGCGCCCGATACGCAGATCGGGGACTTCGAACTGTTCGTCAACCCCGTTGCGGGCGTGGAAATAGGCGTCAAGGCGCAAAAGCAAGCGGACGGACGTCGGCGGGTGGTCGTGACGTGTTCGAGCGAGGGTGGCCGACTCGTCGTGACGGGTAAGCGTTGCGTGTACAACGGCGCGGCCGTGCCGTCCGACGAGCGCGCGGCGTATGCCTTCGACCTTGCGGCAGGGGCGAACGTGCTCGTCTTCGAGGAGTAGACGGTACTCGCTCATCGAGAAAAATACTTTTTTTGACGAAATAGTCTTTTGTTATCCCTATCCGATATGGTATAATGGTCTATATGAGCGGGTGGACGGCGCGTGCGCCCGCAACGAAAATATAAAAAGAATAAAGGAGATTTCAAAATGAAAAAAGCAATCAGCATCGTACTCGTAGCGGTCGTATTGGCCGTGGTGGTCGGCAGTTTCGCCGCCTGCAACCTGTTCAAGAGTATCACCGTAGACGAAGCGAAATCCAATCTCGAAGCCGCGGGCTACTCCGTGACCGTGATGACGGGCGCCGACTACGCCAAATCCGAAGAGAATACGTACGGCATTATCGAGTCGCAGTTGGAGACCTATCTCTACGCCGTCAAGGGCGAGGACGCCATCAAGATATTCTTCTTCGACACGGTGGACCACGCCGAGAACAACGGCAACTTCATCATTGACAACACGTTGAGCTACAGCGGTCAAAGCAACAAGGTCTACTACGTCGCCACCAAACAAGCGCGCAAGGATGCGGGGCTATAATATCCGTCCGCGCAAGCCCACGCCGCAACGCGGCGCGTCGCTTTCCCAATCAATTCGCTTGGCATAGCGACCGAAAAAGCAGGGGTACGTGCCCCTGCTTTTTGGTGCAAAACCGAAAAGCGGAGAGAATATGCGGCGGGGGTTGATTTTGATAAGCCATAATGATATAATCAAGTAAACGAGCCCGCAAGAACGGGCGGCCGAACGTCGGCGGGGGAGAGCGCGTATGAAAAAAGGATTCAAAATACTGTTGGCGATAGTGATAGCCGTCGTGGTGGCTACGGCGGTCGTCGTGCCGAGCGTGCATTATACGCGATTTGCGGTGCCCAAGGAAATGAAGGCGGATCGCGTGTCGCAAGGGGTGGTTCCGACGGCGGCGCAGGTCGCGGCGGCGCCCAAATACGACAGGGTGGTGATATTCGGCGTGGACGGTGCGGGCGGCGCGCTTGCAACCGTGGACACGCCCGCGTTCGACCGCATCTTCGGCGAAGGGAGCGTGAACTGTCACGGCACGTCGCAGTACCCCACCATCAGCGCGCAGAATTGGGCGGCTATGCTCCTCGGCGTAACGGCGCAAACCCATCAAATCACCAACGACAAGGCCAACTTGTTCACGCGCAAAGTGGGCGGCGCGTTGCCCTCGGTGTTCGCTACCGTGTCGGCGGCCATGCCCCAAGCGACCTTTTTCTCGGCGGTGGATTGGTCAAATATCAATCACGGCATCATCGAGAAGGATATTGCGGGTATGACCAAGGTCAACGCCAAGACGTTGGTGAAGGATCCCGACGACGAGGAGAAGGTGGACGAAGTGGTGGCCGACAAAGCCGTCGAGCGGTTGCAAACGCACGACGATACCATCGTTTTCCTACATTTCGACGCCGTGGACCACGCGGGGCATATGCACGGCAACGCTTCGGCGGAATACGTCGAGGCCATACGATGGGTGGACGAACAGATGGGTCGTGTGTACGACGCCTATCGTGCCAAAGGATTGGTCGACACCACGTTGTTTATCTGCGTCACCGACCACGGTCACACCGAGAAAGGGGGGCACGGCAAAGAGTCCCCCTCCGAGAAAGCGGTCACGCTGGCCGTCGCGGGCGGCTTGGGCAACGTCATCAAGGGCACTTCGGGCACCTACGTCACGCATGACCTCGCGCCCATCGTGCTGTACGCGTTGGGCGTTGCGCAACCCGCGCATTACGAGGGCGGCGTGCCGAGAAATCTATTCGTAGGCTTGGAGTAGAGCGGCATCAGTTGCAGTCGAAAGAACGCAAAAGCAGGGGGACGTCCCCCTGCTTTTTGTGCAAAAACGCTTGCACGCGGAGCGGCGATCGACGTACGGACGGGCTTTCGCTCCGAAAAAACGCAGTAAAGGGGCACAATACAGTAAAAAAAGAAGAAAATGATTTTACAAACGAGGGTGAGCGCGGCGTATCGCGTTGACAAAGGGTTTGAAGATGTGACATAATTAACATATATCGCTATCAAATACTACCGAGGAAGTTTTGAATACTAAATCATGATGAGAGCAACGGTTCGACGAGAGA from Clostridia bacterium carries:
- a CDS encoding alkaline phosphatase family protein; amino-acid sequence: MKKGFKILLAIVIAVVVATAVVVPSVHYTRFAVPKEMKADRVSQGVVPTAAQVAAAPKYDRVVIFGVDGAGGALATVDTPAFDRIFGEGSVNCHGTSQYPTISAQNWAAMLLGVTAQTHQITNDKANLFTRKVGGALPSVFATVSAAMPQATFFSAVDWSNINHGIIEKDIAGMTKVNAKTLVKDPDDEEKVDEVVADKAVERLQTHDDTIVFLHFDAVDHAGHMHGNASAEYVEAIRWVDEQMGRVYDAYRAKGLVDTTLFICVTDHGHTEKGGHGKESPSEKAVTLAVAGGLGNVIKGTSGTYVTHDLAPIVLYALGVAQPAHYEGGVPRNLFVGLE
- a CDS encoding HAD-IIA family hydrolase; translated protein: MTKEELKKIKLFLMDMDGTVYIGPQKIPGAFEALETLRRNGRRICFLTNNSSRSQDQYVEHLRRYDFEASMDEVYTSALATCGYLNKHRKGAKVFALATPRVREEMRRAGVNVIEGYPTEREDYPDVVVVAFDTTLTYDRLYAACRYINAGAYYVATHPDNFCPAPECNMPDMGGFIAMIEKTIDRLPDVIIGKPYAPMAEAVGEKFGLRPEEIAMVGDRLYTDIRFGVDNGFAGILVMTGETTPAMLADSPIKPTLVLDTFADVLDLLDLR
- a CDS encoding anaerobic ribonucleoside-triphosphate reductase activating protein, producing MKLYGMEKYSLVDYDGYVACTVFTGGCNFRCPFCHNAALVTGVAGLDALEEADVFAYLASRKGLVDAVCVTGGEPTLHRDLPLFVHEVRHLGYRVKLDTNGTNPDMLEGLLSAGMLDYVAMDVKNDLENYDRTAGVKVDQALIDRSISLLMAGKCDYEFRTTVLNGYHTVEGIRAIAQRIAGAKQYYIQCFEDKGGNLTAGLEGLDEATVRQMCEVARPYVQKAAVRGL
- a CDS encoding NADH peroxidase produces the protein MKKWRCTVCGEIVESDTRPDQCPRCKVPGEKFVELVEDELSWAAEHVLGVAKGVDKEIVDGLRANFESECSEVGMYLAMARVAYREGYAEIGAYWEKAAFEEAEHAAKFAELLGECLTDSTKKNLEMRIAAENGATAGKTALAKRAKELGLDAIHDTVHEMARDEARHGKAFKGLLDRYFK
- a CDS encoding Crp/Fnr family transcriptional regulator; amino-acid sequence: MQDLPTFAVRAGFTPTEWAEALACWQARSQKAKAGETLFAAGDEVRCIYVVLSGTVHLVVDDYWGNRSILSVVTAGHIFGAAYAFGDVDRYPMSAVAVGDVTVAAIPLSAYFAAADGRPDLYEKAQKGFLAALANRSVGLIHTIEQVKQRTLRQKILAYLSYQSRLAGKNTFEVPLSRQQMADYLAADRAALCRELSALAAEGVLSYRKRSFTLYLRDES